From Pan troglodytes isolate AG18354 chromosome 11, NHGRI_mPanTro3-v2.0_pri, whole genome shotgun sequence, the proteins below share one genomic window:
- the STOML2 gene encoding stomatin-like protein 2, mitochondrial, translated as MLARAARGTGALLLRGSLLASGRAPRRASSGLPRNTVVLFVPQQEAWVVERMGRFHRILEPGLNILIPVLDRIRYVQSLKEIVINVPEQSAVTLDNVTLQIDGVLYLRIMDPYKASYGVEDPEYAVTQLAQTTMRSELGKLSLDKVFRERESLNASIVDAINQAADCWGIRCLRYEIKDIHVPPRVKESMQMQVEAERRKRATVLESEGTRESAINVAEGKKQAQILASEAEKAEQINQAAGEASAVLAKAKAKAEAIRILAAALTQHNGDAAASLTVAEQYVSAFSKLAKDSNTILLPSNPGDVTSMVAQAMGVYGALTKAPVPGTPDSLSSGSSRDVQGTDASLDEELDRVKMS; from the exons ATGCTGGCGCGCGCGGCGCGGGGCACTGGGGCCCTTTTGCTGAGG GGCTCTCTACTGGCTTCTGGCCGCGCTCCGCGCCGCGCCTCCTCTGGATTGCCCCGAAACACCGTGGTACTGTTCGTGCCGCAGCAGGAGGCCTGGGTGGTGGAGCGAATGGGCCGATTCCACCGGATCCTGGAGCCT GGTTTGAACATCCTCATCCCTGTGTTAGACCGGATCCGATATGTGCAGAGTCTCAAGGAAATTGTCATCAATGTGCCTGAGCAGTCGGCTGTGACTCTCG ACAATGTAACTCTGCAAATTGATGGAGTCCTTTACCTGCGCATCATGGACCCTTACAAG GCAAGCTACGGTGTGGAGGACCCTGAGTATGCCGTCACCCAGCTAGCTCAAACAACCATGAGATCAGAGCTCGGCAAACTCTCTCTGGACAAAGTCTTCCGG GAACGGGAGTCCCTGAATGCCAGCATTGTGGATGCCATCAACCAAGCTGCTGACTGCTGGGGTATCCGCTGCCTCCGTTATGAGATCAAGGATATCCATGTGCCACCCCGGGTGAAAGAGTCTATGCAGATGCAG GTGGAGGCAGAGCGGCGGAAACGGGCCACAGTTCTAGAGTCTGAGGGGACCCGAGAGTCGGCCATCaatgtggcagaagggaagaaaCAGGCCCAGATCCTGGCCTCCGAAGCAGAAAAGGCTGAACAGATAAATCAGGCAGCAG GAGAGGCCAGTGCAGTTCTGGCGAAGGCCAAGGCTAAAGCTGAAGCTATTCGAATCCTGGCTGCAGCTCTGACACAACAT AATGGAGATGCAGCAGCTTCACTGACTGTGGCCGAGCAGTATGTCAGCGCGTTCTCCAAACTGGCCAAGGACTCCAACACTATCCTACTGCCCTCCAACCCTGGCGATGTcaccagcatggtggctcag GCCATGGGTGTATATGGAGCCCTCACCAAAGCCCCAGTGCCAGGGACTCCAGATTCACTCTCCAGTGGGAGCAGCAGAGATGTCCAGGGTACAGATGCAAGTCTTGATGAGGAACTTGATCGAGTCAAGATGAGTTAG
- the ATOSB gene encoding atos homolog protein B isoform X1: MRHVQAELSPSSEPEAGPSQPPVRQGALQGGLLMGYSPAGGATSPGVYQVSIFSPPAGTSEPHRALKRQAPPTEGPRELKRGPGLGAREGLPPEEPSTVGLLGPEGPGLGLGVASQHFSHRGLCVVEQRSSVTSSWTSGAWSPPCPPSNAPCNTLHTRDWASPDPGGQGSLGESPGPAPPGQLHTFDTDLHSLAQIGGKSPVAGVGNGGSLWPRESPGPANGHSPEHTPPGPGPPGPCPTKRRLLPAGEAPDVSSEEEGPAPRRRRGSLGHPTAANSSDAKATPFWSHLLPGPKEPVLDPTDCGPMGRRLKGARRLKLSPLRSLRKGPGLLSPPSASPVPTPAVSRTLLGNFEESLLRGRFAPSGHIEGFTAEIGASGSYCPQHVTLPVTVTFFDVSEQNAPAPFLGIVDLNPLGRKGYSVPKVGTVQVTLFNPNQTVVKMFLVTFDFSDMPAAHMTFLRHRLSLVPVGEEGNANPTHRLLCYLLHLRFRSSRSGRLSLHGDIRLLFSRRSLELDTGLPYELQAVTEAPHNPRYSPLP, encoded by the exons ATGCGCCACGTGCAGGCGGAGCTGTCTCCATCCTCAGAGCCGGAGGCTGGCCCTTCACAGCCTCCAGTCAGGCAGGGGGCCCTCCAGGGTGGCCTGCTCATGGGCTACAGCCCAGCAGGGGGGGCGACATCCCCCGGGGTCTACCAGGTATCCATCTTTTCCCCTCCGGCTGGTACCTCTGAGCCTCATAGGGCCCTGAAACGACAAGCCCCACCCACTGAGGGTCCCCGGGAGCTGAAGAgaggccctgggctgggggccAGAGAGGGACTACCCCCTGAAGAACCATCTACTGTGGGGCTCTTGGGCCCAGAGGGACCGGGGCTGGGACTAGGTGTGGCCAGCCAACATTTCTCCCACCGTGGCCTCTGTGTTGTAGAACAGAGAAGTAGTGTCACCTCATCTTGGACTTCAGGGGCCTGGAGTCCCCCCTGCCCCCCATCAAATGCTCCCTGCAATACTTTGCACACCAGAGACTGGGCCTCCCCAGATCCAGGGGGACAGGGGTCCCTGGGGGAGTCCCCAGGGCCAGCCCCTCCAGGCCAGCTGCACACATTTGACACTGATTTGCACAGTCTTGCACAAATAGGGGGTAAGAGCCCAGTGGCTGGGGTGGGCAATGGGGGTAGCCTCTGGCCTAGGGAGTCCCCTGGCCCTGCCAATGGGCACAGTCCCGAGCACACACCCCCTGGCCCTGGACCCCCAGGCCCCTGCCCCACCAAGCGAAGGCTGCTTCCTGCTGGAGAAGCCCCAGATGTCAGCTCTGAGGAAGAGGGGCCAGCCCCTCGGAGGCGCCGGGGATCCCTGGGCCACCCTACTGCTGCCAACAGTTCTGATGCCAAAGCCACACCCTTCTGGAGCCACCTGCTGCCTGGGCCCAAAGAGCCTGTTTTG GACCCAACAGACTGCGGTCCCATGGGGCGGAGGCTGAAAGGAGCCCGTCGCCTGAAGCT GAGCCCCCTTCGAAGCCTCCGGAAGGGGCCAGGCCTGCTGAGCCCCCCCAGTGCCTCCCCTGTTCCTACCCCTGCTGTCAGCCGTACCCTGCTGGGCAACTTTGAG GAATCACTGCTGCGAGGACGTTTTGCACCATCTGGCCACATTGAGGGCTTCACAGCAGAAATTGGAGCTAGTGGGTCATACTGCCCCCAGCATGTCACGCTGCCTGTCACTGTCACATTCTTTGATGTTTCTGAGCAAAATGCCCCGGCTCCCTTCCTG GGCATCGTGGATCTGAACCCCTTGGGGAGGAAGGGTTACAGCGTGCCCAAGGTGGGCACCGTCCAAGTG ACCTTATTTAACCCCAACCAGACTGTGGTAAAGATGTTCCTCGTGACCTTTGACTTCTCGGACATGCCTGCTGCCCACATGACCTTCCTGCGCCATCGCCTCTCTTTGGTGCCTGTGGGTGAGGAGGGAAATGCTAACCCCACCCACCGCCTCCTCTGCTACTTGCTGCACCTCAG GTTCCGGAGCTCCCGCTCAGGCCGCTTAAGCCTGCATGGAGATATCCGCCTGCTTTTTTCCCGTCGGAGCCTGGAGCTGGACACAGGGCTCCCCTACGAACTGCAGGCTGTGACCGAGGCCCCTCATAATCCACGTTATTCACCTTTGCCCTGA
- the ATOSB gene encoding atos homolog protein B isoform X2, whose amino-acid sequence MRHVQAELSPSSEPEAGPSQPPVRQGALQGGLLMGYSPAGGATSPGVYQVSIFSPPAGTSEPHRALKRQAPPTEGPRELKRGPGLGAREGLPPEEPSTVGLLGPEGPGLGLGVASQHFSHRGLCVVEQRSSVTSSWTSGAWSPPCPPSNAPCNTLHTRDWASPDPGGQGSLGESPGPAPPGQLHTFDTDLHSLAQIGGPCPTKRRLLPAGEAPDVSSEEEGPAPRRRRGSLGHPTAANSSDAKATPFWSHLLPGPKEPVLDPTDCGPMGRRLKGARRLKLSPLRSLRKGPGLLSPPSASPVPTPAVSRTLLGNFEESLLRGRFAPSGHIEGFTAEIGASGSYCPQHVTLPVTVTFFDVSEQNAPAPFLGIVDLNPLGRKGYSVPKVGTVQVTLFNPNQTVVKMFLVTFDFSDMPAAHMTFLRHRLSLVPVGEEGNANPTHRLLCYLLHLRFRSSRSGRLSLHGDIRLLFSRRSLELDTGLPYELQAVTEAPHNPRYSPLP is encoded by the exons ATGCGCCACGTGCAGGCGGAGCTGTCTCCATCCTCAGAGCCGGAGGCTGGCCCTTCACAGCCTCCAGTCAGGCAGGGGGCCCTCCAGGGTGGCCTGCTCATGGGCTACAGCCCAGCAGGGGGGGCGACATCCCCCGGGGTCTACCAGGTATCCATCTTTTCCCCTCCGGCTGGTACCTCTGAGCCTCATAGGGCCCTGAAACGACAAGCCCCACCCACTGAGGGTCCCCGGGAGCTGAAGAgaggccctgggctgggggccAGAGAGGGACTACCCCCTGAAGAACCATCTACTGTGGGGCTCTTGGGCCCAGAGGGACCGGGGCTGGGACTAGGTGTGGCCAGCCAACATTTCTCCCACCGTGGCCTCTGTGTTGTAGAACAGAGAAGTAGTGTCACCTCATCTTGGACTTCAGGGGCCTGGAGTCCCCCCTGCCCCCCATCAAATGCTCCCTGCAATACTTTGCACACCAGAGACTGGGCCTCCCCAGATCCAGGGGGACAGGGGTCCCTGGGGGAGTCCCCAGGGCCAGCCCCTCCAGGCCAGCTGCACACATTTGACACTGATTTGCACAGTCTTGCACAAATAGGGG GCCCCTGCCCCACCAAGCGAAGGCTGCTTCCTGCTGGAGAAGCCCCAGATGTCAGCTCTGAGGAAGAGGGGCCAGCCCCTCGGAGGCGCCGGGGATCCCTGGGCCACCCTACTGCTGCCAACAGTTCTGATGCCAAAGCCACACCCTTCTGGAGCCACCTGCTGCCTGGGCCCAAAGAGCCTGTTTTG GACCCAACAGACTGCGGTCCCATGGGGCGGAGGCTGAAAGGAGCCCGTCGCCTGAAGCT GAGCCCCCTTCGAAGCCTCCGGAAGGGGCCAGGCCTGCTGAGCCCCCCCAGTGCCTCCCCTGTTCCTACCCCTGCTGTCAGCCGTACCCTGCTGGGCAACTTTGAG GAATCACTGCTGCGAGGACGTTTTGCACCATCTGGCCACATTGAGGGCTTCACAGCAGAAATTGGAGCTAGTGGGTCATACTGCCCCCAGCATGTCACGCTGCCTGTCACTGTCACATTCTTTGATGTTTCTGAGCAAAATGCCCCGGCTCCCTTCCTG GGCATCGTGGATCTGAACCCCTTGGGGAGGAAGGGTTACAGCGTGCCCAAGGTGGGCACCGTCCAAGTG ACCTTATTTAACCCCAACCAGACTGTGGTAAAGATGTTCCTCGTGACCTTTGACTTCTCGGACATGCCTGCTGCCCACATGACCTTCCTGCGCCATCGCCTCTCTTTGGTGCCTGTGGGTGAGGAGGGAAATGCTAACCCCACCCACCGCCTCCTCTGCTACTTGCTGCACCTCAG GTTCCGGAGCTCCCGCTCAGGCCGCTTAAGCCTGCATGGAGATATCCGCCTGCTTTTTTCCCGTCGGAGCCTGGAGCTGGACACAGGGCTCCCCTACGAACTGCAGGCTGTGACCGAGGCCCCTCATAATCCACGTTATTCACCTTTGCCCTGA